The genomic region ATAAACTCTATTCTTCCATCAGTGTTTGTGGACAGCACTTTGTAAAACTTGTTCAGGTCTTCATTCTCGTGGTACGTCTGTAAAACACATAAGCAttatttcattgtgtttttatttatgtgaaaGCTCATTGTCCTTTTGAAACTGGATCACTGGTGCTAGTCTACTACAGTGAACATAGACAAAGCATGCAGACTTAATGCAGTTTGAGGGTAAGTGTGCAGGCTTTGTCTCAGTTCCTTTTGAAATTGGACTCATTTACCTCCATCGACACACTCCACTTGTGTGCGTTTATCGTCATCGGCTCAGTGGCCAGTGCACTCATCATTTCAGGAGAGAAATCCCTAAACAGCTTGCTCCCGTTAGCCTCTAGAAATCAAAACAGCAAAACCCCAAACAAAGACTGTGTCAAGTTAAATTTAAGGATGCACTGAatcaatccagctttttcagttccgatactgaTTTagatactatggctttaagtagctgccgatacccgatatcaactgataccagTAGAGAGACTGAGACTACTCCAAATGTGTTGTGTAGCTTAATTTTATCCTTCTTGTCAATGTATATGTCCAagcaggatatcgactgaatcAATATTTGAAAGTCGATATCTGATCAGGCGAATTTTTCAGAATCAGCACTGATATCCAATACCAATATCGGATCGGTGCATCCCAGGTTAGagtaaaggtcctgtacctgatttttccatgtatttgagcaaaattgccCCAGGACAcatacattgtataagcagtttgAGTAAAATATGTCCTGTGTTCTGTCTGCGTCTAAATATAAGGACTTTTATTGTCCGACAATCAAGAAATGCatggttagcatactagttgttattAGGTttactcttctctttctctttggcctctgaaagttgtgaaaagcacttataaactcatcgtggtgaataagtAGGATGgtttgaatgcataaggtaagtgaagaataactgtACCAccatttaagacagtaaaatcaggtacagtgcctttgaCTAGGTGCTATTAGTAAATATGGAATACCGGTAGTTTATTAATATTCTCAATACAAGGcctacacatttttacacatgtaCGTGTACGATACACATTTTCATACCAGTTGTGAAATCCAAAGGTAGAGACACTGCGGTGGTGTTGGTTCTCACTAAAACATTTTTGCGAGCAGTGATAACGGCAAGCTGTTCAAATCCCAGACAAGTGCCCCAAATTGGGAAGTAATCTCCTTTTTTGTTAGCCTAATAGACAAAGTGGAAAAGATTAGACCTAGCATGTACAGAGGTCACTTATTGTTGCTTCTGAGATGAAAGTTTGTAGGAAAATACTGGCGTGGCAAGATTAATCTCAACTGAGtgaaaatcacaatttgaatggctgcaatttttgaagtacagtCGTCATTTCCTCCAGAAACAACAGCcaactgtagtttagatctgtgcagaCATGTTCTCAAATGTGATTCAGgcattagtttgtcattttatataaaagtctttttgtcaatttctctggatgcttttaaaatatgaacacaaAAATCAACTGCTGAAATAGGCCTAATATAGCAAAATTAGCCTTTAAAAACTACAAACATGTACCTCAATGGCTAGATCATAGAATATCTTTGCAGCTGTAGCATAACCAGAGTCAAAAATGTTGGCGGCTCCTCCAGGGAGAAAGAATCTGATAAGATACAGAGAAATGTTTAGACTTCAGACAATGTACAGACCATTATGTtattataaaaataagaaatatgaACTCTATCATCCCTGTAGGAGAAGAGTAAAGTCAAATAAATATGAACTTATATGGACTTAATATAACATTTACCCGTTAATCATGTTGAATATTTCTTTGTACTCCTCCTCAGTATGGTCGATCCTTAAAAAGATAATTAGTTAATTAAaggggatatatatatatagtttcaatctatgacacctgtgttatatatattgtgttataAAACTGAAGCTTACATGATCGGAAGGACCCTGGCACCAGCCGATTCCAGGGTTTTGACATAAGACGCAGCGATGTAGCTTATTTCATTTGCTTCCTGACTTCTAACATCCTGAGCCATGAGCCCTGCACACATGAGACGTAAATATGTCCAATTCTCACTGAAATGCTTAAACTACCTGTAAAAAAGTAAGTTTTCCAGAGTCACCAAAAACTATCCCTTCATCTCTTGTACTATATACCTAAGTGACGTGTACTGGATAAAGCATGTGTACAAGGACAGCTGTTTTGGATAAAGCTAATTGAGAGGGTTTGAAAATGCATATAGTCAAACATTGGCACTGGACATTTACTGTAGATTAATCAGTATCAGGAAGCGTTTGATATCAATATcaataaaactatgataaatatttgtattgtgcTCTAGCTGAAGTTTGTGGGATGAAAAGGACTGGAGAGAGGACAGTCCCCTGCAGAGACCCTGGTTATGCTGTTGCCTAATAGAACTGTATACTTACTCCTGCTgttgcccagagtcaggactgaacatgtACAATCAGAgtttcaaaacagttctgtttagctgtgcatatgactgaaatggttttattctgcactcttctttaattttcatttaacaatgattatttatgttttgaattgtttgtCTTGTGATTTTAacctctttcttattctgtaaagcattttagtTACTTTGCTtatgaattgtgctattcaaataaacttgccttgccttacagtAACAACATAAAAGATAACTGTTTCAAGACctgtttttcttattaaaattaTATCCACTGCAAATATTTAcagcaaaaatgaataaataataataatgctaagaataataataattcttatGTTTTTGCTATTAAGAATCTTTAATCTTTCTCTTTCCTATTGCTTGCAAATGAAGTGAGGATTCAAATCACTTCCTCTAAAAATATCTAGCAAATTTGCACTTTGCTGGTATTTTCTGTGACTGTAAGCTGAATGAGCAGAAtttaaagaaatgcaaaaatctTACCAATAACAGGTCCATTGTTTTTGACGAGTGTGGAAAAACATGGTGAGACCAAAGTGGTGAAGCAAAGGAGCAGAAACATCCTGTCTGTGAAAGAGATGATCTTTGGCTCAAACTTTGGTTGCTGTGGTACTTACATTCAAACACCCCCACTCCCCCCTGATGCTGGGATGACGTTATTCTACATTCCATAGGGACAAACTTGGTACTACAGAGatttacatgaaaaaacaatGTATAGCCCAGAGCGATATGCACTCAGCAGTGACTTGAAGACAGTGGAAACATATTTGTTCAAAGTTACAGATGGAGGAGAGTCTGCCACAGTGGTGGAGCCAGAGGGGTGGGTGGAGTGGACAGTGCCATCTCTATAAATGCCCTTGCCAGCCCTAGTGCCACCCCACTAGAGACAATGACCATTAAACATTTCATAAAGGGCTTTGTTGAACATTTGTGATCAAAAACTCCAAGTTCCTGTCCATGAATTAATTCATACACAGCCGcagtcaattcaattcaagtttatttatatagcacatttaaaaacaacctcagctgaccaaagtgcttcacataaaataactaaacacataaaacatcacacaatgaggtataattacattatacaaaagagcataaaatacaataacagtgcAAGTACCAAGACATTCTATCTACACAATATTAAAAGCCAGGGAGAAAAGATGAGTTTTGAGCCGAGACTTAAACTGAGTAAGAGACTCAGATAATCggacagacaaagggagactgttccacaatttgggcgctgccacagaaaaggccctgtcaccCCTAGTTTTGAGCCGAGCTTTAGGCACAGCAAGCagaagctggtcagctgacctcagagctctgggAGGAGTATAAGGCTGCAGCAGGTCCCTAAGATAGGCTGGGCCCATAAAGttaagacatttaaagacaATCAGTAACACTTTGAATTTCACCCGAAAAGCAATAGGGAGCCAATGTAAAGTGCACAGAACAGGCGTAATGTACTCCCGTGTCTTAGTTTTGGTCTGAAGccgagctgcagcattttgaaCAGTCTGCAGACGCTGTATagagccctggtccagacctacATACAAAGAGTTACAGTAATCCAGGCGCGATGTGACAAAAGCATGtatagctttttcaaaatcagccAGAGGCAAGTAAGGCTTAAGTTTAGCCAGAATCCGGTCCAGTCGGTTAAACCGGGACATGTGCTTTCTACGTGAGCCAAAATAATACGTGTAATGCATGATTATTACAACAGGAGACTGTGGATGAGAGTTTTGTTTTCAGTGATTACTGGAGAAGAGTGAAGAAACTGGACTGTGTATTTAGAATAAAGTTAACCAACAGGAAAAGAGTGCTATAGTTTTATAATGAGAGATCAACGCAACAATCTTTGTATACTACAGTAATGACAGGATTTGCGATGACAGCATGCCAGAAGAGACACTTATTTTAGCATTAACCCTGCACTGAGTAAGTTTGTTTGCGGTTGAACTATTCTGTCCAATTGCGTCTTTCTATTTCGTATT from Periophthalmus magnuspinnatus isolate fPerMag1 chromosome 20, fPerMag1.2.pri, whole genome shotgun sequence harbors:
- the LOC117388662 gene encoding gamma-glutamyl hydrolase-like — translated: MFLLLCFTTLVSPCFSTLVKNNGPVIGLMAQDVRSQEANEISYIAASYVKTLESAGARVLPIMIDHTEEEYKEIFNMINGFFLPGGAANIFDSGYATAAKIFYDLAIEANKKGDYFPIWGTCLGFEQLAVITARKNVLVRTNTTAVSLPLDFTTEANGSKLFRDFSPEMMSALATEPMTINAHKWSVSMETYHENEDLNKFYKVLSTNTDGRIEFISTFEAYDYPIYGVQWHPEKNPYEWTRDFYVHTPNSIKMTFYFADFFVNEARKSKHTYENEKMIRDLLIYRYHPNYTGETTSVFEQKYYFYGRDQDKITDPVKVTDPDIIGQV